A stretch of Cucumis sativus cultivar 9930 chromosome 2, Cucumber_9930_V3, whole genome shotgun sequence DNA encodes these proteins:
- the LOC101217753 gene encoding signal recognition particle receptor subunit alpha homolog: protein MLEQLLIFTRGGLILWTCKELGNALRGSPIDTLIRSCLLEERSGAASYNYDAPGAAYTLKWTFHNELGLVFVAVYQRILHLLYVDDLLAMVKQGFSEIYDPKRMVYDDFDETFRQLRMEAEARTNELKKTKQVGKPLNNARKQGQDQKTGFGENKKSNSGLADDGDAERTKGHKLENGYSNGNHVIESKLTAVVNGKENTSSNVGAFDVNKLQKLRSKGGKKTDPVANKGSKEEPKKKVTKKNRVWDEKPTEAKLDFTDPVGENGDNNIDVLAADQGQSMMDKEEVFSSDSEDEEDEEGDKGSKPDAKKKGWFSSMFQSISGKASLDKADLEPALKALKDRLMTKNVAEEIAEKLCESVAASLEGKKLASFTRISSTVQAAMEEALVRILTPRRSIDILRDVHAAKEQKKPYVVVFVGVNGVGKSTNLAKVAYWLLQHKVSVMMAACDTFRSGAVEQLRTHARRLQIPIFEKGYEKDPAVVAKEAIQEASRNGSDVVLVDTAGRMQDNEPLMRALSKLINLNSPDLVLFVGEALVGNDAVDQLSKFNQKLADLSTSPEPRLIDGILLTKFDTIDDKVGAALSMVYISGAPVMFVGCGQSYTDLKKLNVKSIVKTLIK, encoded by the exons ATGTTAGAGCAGTTGCTGATATTCACTAGGGGGGGTTTGATCTTATGGACTTGTAAGGAGCTTGGAAATGCACTTAGAGGCTCTCCTATTGACACTTTAATCAGATCCTGTCTTTTAGAGGAACGATCAGGTGCAGCATCTTATAATTATGATGCTCCAGGTGCTGCTTACACCCTCAAGTGGACCTTCCACAATGAGCTTGGCCTTGTATTTGTTGCGGTGTATCAAAGGATTCTTCATTTATTGTATGTGGACGATTTGCTTGCAATGGTGAAACAGGGGTTTTCTGAGATATATGACCCAAAGCGGATGGTCTATGATGATTTTGATGAAACTTTTAGGCAACTTAGAATGGAAGCTGAGGCTCGTACTAATGagttgaaaaaaacaaagcagGTGGGAAAGCCTTTGAACAATGCCAGGAAGCAAGGGCAGGATCAGAAGACTGGATTCggagaaaacaagaaaagcaACAGTGGTTTGGCAGATGATGGTGATGCTGAGCGTACAAAAGGACATAAGTTGGAGAATGGTTACTCTAATGGTAACCATGTTATAGAATCTAAACTGACTGCTGTTGttaatggaaaagaaaatacaagttCCAATGTTGGGGCTTTTGATGTAAATAAACTTCAGAAGCTTAGGTCTAAAGGTGGAAAGAAAACTGATCCTGTTGCTAACAAGGGCTCCAAGGAAGAGCCAAAGAAAAAGGtaacaaagaagaatagaGTTTGGGATGAGAAACCCACTGAGGCAAAATTAGACTTCACAGATCCTGTGGGTGAGAATGGGGATAACAACATCGATGTTTTGGCAGCAGATCAGGGCCAAAGTATGATGGACAAAGAAGAGGTCTTTAGTAGTGACAGtgaggatgaagaagatgaggaAGGTGACAAGGGTAGCAAGCCCGATGCTAAGAAGAAAGGGTGGTTTTCGTCTATGTTCCAAAG TATCTCAGGCAAGGCAAGTTTGGACAAGGCAGACCTAGAACCAGCTCTGAAAGCTCTCAAGGACAGGCTTATGACAAAGAATGTG GCTGAGGAGATAGCTGAGAAACTTTGTGAATCAGTAGCAGCTAGTCTCGAGGGAAAGAAGCTAGCTTCTTTCACTAGGATTTCTTCAACAGTCCAG GCTGCAATGGAAGAAGCCCTAGTCCGTATATTGACTCCAAGACGCTCCATCGACATTCTGAGGGACGTGCATGCtgcaaaagaacaaaagaagcCTTATGTGGTAGTGTTCGTTGGAGTCAATGGAGTTGGAAAATCAACTAATCTTGCAAAG GTGGCCTATTGGCTTCTGCAGCATAAAGTTAGCGTCATGATGGCTGCTTGTGATACATTTAGATCTGGAGCAGTGGAACAGCTTAGAACTCATGCTCGTAGACTTCAG ATCCCTATATTTGAGAAGGGTTATGAGAAAGATCCTGCGGTTGTAGCTAAAGAAGCAATCCAAGAGGCATCCCGCAACGGATCAGATGTAGTTCTTGTTGATACAGCTGGGAGAATGCAG GATAATGAACCACTCATGAGAGCTCTCTCAAAGCTTATCAACCTTAACAGTCCGGATCTTGTCTTGTTCGTTGGGGAGGCCCTCGTTGGGAATGATGCTGTCGATCAACTTTCGAAGTTCAATCAg AAACTAGCTGACCTATCAACTTCACCCGAACCCAGACTGATTGATGGTATCTTGCTCACAAAGTTCGACACCATCGACGACAAG GTTGGAGCAGCATTGTCTATGGTCTACATATCTGGAGCACCGGTAATGTTCGTCGGCTGTGGACAGTCATATACCGACCTCAAGAAGCTCAATGTCAAATCAATCGTCAAAACGCTTATCAAATGA
- the LOC101218708 gene encoding uncharacterized protein LOC101218708 isoform X2: MKKKLLIAKRKKETLLDEVRFLRHRYELLKKQPANIQPKVGFKRPRNLELKPPTVKKEKSSRKREASLKPLAQAHDVNQRGGIYNGVEASSRKSQSFFDLNQKSNTCSKKEVIVNSSFPTFDQKERVYRAHEAAANRNMTPVFDLNQISREEEELQAGFKPVRLEDEPKNIFPRSEHDAKNSELVLSSMCRNDDNGSNRAGKRKISWQDQVALRA, translated from the exons ATGAAGAAAAAACTACTGATTGCGAAGCGGAAAAAGGAAACCCTTTTGGATGAAGTTCG ATTCCTGAGGCATAGATATGAATTGTTGAAGAAGCAGCCTGCAAACATCCAGCCAAAGGTTGGTTTCAAGCGGCCACGGAACCTTGAACTCAAACCTCCCACcgttaagaaagaaaagagttcACGGAAAAGAGAAGCTTCTTTGAAGCCGCTTGCTCAAGCTCATGACGTAAACCAAAGGGGAGGAATCTACAATGGGGTTGAAGCCTCTTCTCGAAAATCTCAGTCGTTTTTCGACCTAAACCAGAAGTCAAATACGTGCAGCAAGAAGGAAGTCATTGTGAACAGTTCTTTTCCTACTTTTGACCAGAAAGAGAGAGTATACAGAGCACATGAAGCTGCTGCCAACAGGAACATGACCCCGGTTTTCGACCTTAACCAGATTTCG AGGGAGGAAGAAGAACTGCAAGCTGGTTTCAAACCAGTGAGACTGGAGGACGAGCCGAAGAATATCTTCCCAAGAAGCGAACACGATGCAAAGAACAGCGAGTTGGTGTTATCATCAATGTGTAGGAATGATGATAATGGATCAAACAGAGCAGGAAAAAGGAAGATCTCATGGCAAGATCAAGTGGCTTTAAGAGCATGA
- the LOC101218708 gene encoding uncharacterized protein LOC101218708 isoform X1 gives MKKARKGVAANSMACALFESSMVGIKHQSLLQDYEELHNETEAMKKKLLIAKRKKETLLDEVRFLRHRYELLKKQPANIQPKVGFKRPRNLELKPPTVKKEKSSRKREASLKPLAQAHDVNQRGGIYNGVEASSRKSQSFFDLNQKSNTCSKKEVIVNSSFPTFDQKERVYRAHEAAANRNMTPVFDLNQISREEEELQAGFKPVRLEDEPKNIFPRSEHDAKNSELVLSSMCRNDDNGSNRAGKRKISWQDQVALRA, from the exons ATGAAGAAAGCTCGAAAAGGGGTGGCTGCGAATTCAATGGCGTGTGCTCTGTTTGAGAGTTCGATGGTTGGGATCAAACATCAAAGTCTCTTGCAGGATTACGAGGAGTTGCATAAC GAAACAGAAGCCATGAAGAAAAAACTACTGATTGCGAAGCGGAAAAAGGAAACCCTTTTGGATGAAGTTCG ATTCCTGAGGCATAGATATGAATTGTTGAAGAAGCAGCCTGCAAACATCCAGCCAAAGGTTGGTTTCAAGCGGCCACGGAACCTTGAACTCAAACCTCCCACcgttaagaaagaaaagagttcACGGAAAAGAGAAGCTTCTTTGAAGCCGCTTGCTCAAGCTCATGACGTAAACCAAAGGGGAGGAATCTACAATGGGGTTGAAGCCTCTTCTCGAAAATCTCAGTCGTTTTTCGACCTAAACCAGAAGTCAAATACGTGCAGCAAGAAGGAAGTCATTGTGAACAGTTCTTTTCCTACTTTTGACCAGAAAGAGAGAGTATACAGAGCACATGAAGCTGCTGCCAACAGGAACATGACCCCGGTTTTCGACCTTAACCAGATTTCG AGGGAGGAAGAAGAACTGCAAGCTGGTTTCAAACCAGTGAGACTGGAGGACGAGCCGAAGAATATCTTCCCAAGAAGCGAACACGATGCAAAGAACAGCGAGTTGGTGTTATCATCAATGTGTAGGAATGATGATAATGGATCAAACAGAGCAGGAAAAAGGAAGATCTCATGGCAAGATCAAGTGGCTTTAAGAGCATGA